The DNA region tctgtgaccttggggaatTTTCTTGAATTTCCCTAAACctcgtttttcttttctgttaccaAAGGTTAAAAAGGATACCCGGCCCGGCCAGgcgctgtggttcacgcctgtaatcccagcactttgggaggccgaggcgggcagatcacgaggtcaacagatcaagaccatcctggccaacatggtgaaacctcgtctctactaaaaatacaaaaattagccgggcatggtggcgcgtgcctgtaatcccagctactcaggaggctgaggcaggagaattgcttgaacccaggaggtggaggttgcagtgagctgagatggcgccattgcactccagcctggcaacagagcaagactccgtctcaaaaataaataaataaataaaagggtatCTAACCCTTGTCCACTGGCTtgggaagataaaataaaaataagctgaaCTACTAATTACATTTACAAAAAACACCCACAGAAACGTTGCCGTGGGTAAACCGTCAGCATCTCATACTCTTGAAcctaagaatgttttttaaatttggaattttcCTCCTAAACTAAGTACGTTTATTATATAAAGTTTGGAAATTCAGAAAAACATGTCTtcatgttgtttttaattttaccacCTAGAGAAAACAtagtttttaaattctgatttttcctataaataaaattttcccattttacGAGTGCATTTAGGCTTAGAAAGCTGAAGTATGTGGTCCCAGGTCACAGCTGAAGAAAGCTGAATCCAGCTCAGCCTGATTCCAAGGTCTTAGGAACATGCCATGTCTGCTCCTAGATAGACCCTCGTATTCACCCTTGGCATTCTGTGGGTGAAATGTTAGAAGACATCATCCATTTAAAAATTAGGGAGGGTGTAATTTTATTgagatacatacatatttagctaggtgcggtggttcatgcctgtaatcccagcactttgggaggctgaggtgggtgaatcacctgaggtcaggagttcgagaccatcctggccaacatggcaaaaccctgtcacagtctactaaacataaaaaattagccaggcatgatggtgggtgcctgtaatcctagctacttgggaggctgaggcaggagaattgctggaacccaggaggtggagattgcagtgagctgagatcacaccactgtgctccaggctgggcaatagagcaagactccgtctcaaaaaaaaattatgaaattaaaatatgtacaatttaatAATTGGTGATTTAAAACTGGACAGTCCTTTGGGGGAATGTTGGTTGGGAGGAGGAGGTATGCAGTCAGCTGAAATGCTGTCCTCAGCAATTCCCATTCATAGCATTTGCATGATTCCTCACTCTGACAGTAAGACTACCTGAAAGCTCAAAGCACAAAAAGCACCAAACTGGGTCCATTAGCTCTGATATTTTATGGACAGGCACCCCGTGCCAGTGGAGAAAAGATCTAAATTAAAACTACACATGAACTTAGAAAAGAAAGCATGTATTTCTACTTAAATTTTAAAtctctgctgggcgtggtggctcacgcctgtcatccagcactttgggaggctgagacaggcagatcacctgaagttgagagttcaagaccagcctgaccaacatagagaaaccctgtctctactaaaaatacaaaattagccaggtgtggtggcacgcgcctgtagtcccagtcactcgggaggctgaggcaggaaaatcgcttaaacccaggaggcggaggttgtagtgagccgagacagtgccattgcactccagcctgggtaataagagcgaaactccgtctaaaaaaaaaaaaattaaatctcaaaTGTGTTAAGTCAGcaaaaatgattttcatttacCGATAaagaagtgtttccttttcagGTGCCTTGGGCTCTCGAGTCAGGTGTCTGGTTTACTCTCGCTACTGTCGCTAAAATCAGAAAGCTTCCTGTAATCTAACACTGGAGGGGACAGACCTCAGTGTCTCAGTTTTGATTCATACCTATTTTTTCAAAAAGGGTCTAATTTTATATAACATCTCACTCAAAATGTATTCAGTGCCAACATTTTCTGGGTCCTGTACTTTTTGACAAGGAGAtgacagcctttaaaaaaatggtgTCCTCGAGGTTTCTAGCCCAGCTGCTGCATGTGGAGCAGCTGCATTCCCTGCTGGAACGGACACCGCTTTACCTGCAGTGCCTGCCTACTTTGACTGCAAGTCTGCCATTCTGCTGTTTTCCCTAACTCGTTCTAGGTCTTGAGACATTCTCTCTCTGCCTAGGATTATTTTGGAATCCAACACAGGACTtaccagtgcctgacacatgatAGGCATTCAAGTaatacttatttttggaaaatgaatGAGATGTGCATTTTATCAACGTGTTAATCCAACATATTTATAGAGTACCATTCagatgccaggccctgtgctggccACTAGGGAGGGTGACGAACCAACAGTCTTTGCCTTCCTGGGACTTTGTCTCAAAGGAACAGGTACCTAAGTTCACCATCGCTAAGCAGGAGATCAAAGGCTGAGTTGCGCTGCACACAGGCTTCTGTGGAGGCACTAACAGCTCTTCAGTGAGGCCCTGGGGACAGACAATGCGTCAGGGTCTGTAGAATTCTTCAGAAGCCATCTATCAATTTATGAGTGTGTTGCTGTTTCATGAGTAAGCGCTCTCCTATCATTGGAAAGAACTGTGGTAGGAGATAATTAACAGAAGATTATCTACTAGTTAATTGTAACGTCTCCAGCATAAGGTACTATAATTTGAGAGAACACTGGTAACTCACTGTACAGTCACTTAAGACAGGTTTGCTCTGCAGCTTAAAGCAATGCCAGACTCGGCAAACTCCTTTGTATCTTTGTGCTCTGAGATCTGCTTGCTACTGGGcttgaggctggggagggagggttTGCTGGGATCTAGCTAATCGCTGGTGTGTCAACACCAGCTGAAAACACCCATTCTCCCTGTAGTGAATCAAAGGGATAAAGGACTCCGTTATCATGAAAGTCACATGGTTGGTCAGGTGTCGGAGCATCACTGCCAGGTCCActcgaggcctccccagctacagAAGAACCCAGTGGGCCTGTCCTGCTTCTAATCTGAGGCACACAGGAAGTTCTATTTGCCAGTGATTTGCTTTGCTATAAAGCGtagaggaggccgggcgcggtggatcaagcctgtaatcccagcactttgggaggccgaggcgggtggatcacgaggtcaacagatcgagaccatcctggtcaacatggtgaaaccccgtctctactaaaaattacaaaaaattagctgggcatggtggcgcgtgcctgtaatcccagctactcaggaggctgaggcgggagaattgcctgaacccaggaggcggaggttgcggtgagccgagattgcgccattgcactccagcctgggtaacaagagcgaaactccgtctcaaaaaaaaaagcgtaGAGGAAAGACTAAAATGGTGGTGAGTGAGTGGCTGAGAATGGAAGCCAGAAGTCAAggcttttagagacagggtctcactgtgttgcccagtctggagtgcagtggcatgatcactgttcacagcagcctccacagcCGCCCCcggcctcaattgatcctcccacctgagagGGAccgcaggtgtgtgccaccacatccggctcatctttttgtattattatagagatggggttttgaggtgtttctcaggctggtttcaaactcctgggctcaagtagtctccctgcctcaaccttcttaagtgttggagttacaggtgtgagccactgcaaccggccCAAGCTTTTCTACTTAACTAAAGTATATTCAAGCCATGAAAGGTAGAAAGGGAATTTTAATCAAACTTCACTGGCTTCCAAGGGAGCATACTTTAGAAACGAAACCATggcaggtgcgatggctcacctCTGAACTTGTGATCAGCAGcagggtcacgaggtcaggagtttgagaccagcctggccaatacggtgaaaccctgtctctactaaaaaatacaaaaaactaggcgggtgtagtggtgcacgcctatagtcctagctactcgggaggctggggtaggagaattgcttgaccctgggaggcggaggttgtagtgagccgagatcataccactgcactccagcatgggcaacagagtgagattccatctcaaaaaaaaaaacccaaaaccaaacaaaatcatGGCATCCAAAGATAAAGCTCACGACTGAGTCCCCTGCCCAGAGCTGGGTTCCCACCATTCTTCAGAGGTATCCAGCACCAAAAACACTGTCACATGTTTTATGAATCACTTAAGTTTAGGAGTGGGAGACAAAATTTAACCCCAAGGCCACACATCTCAAAATTCAATCTAGGattaagaagaaatgaaaacaagccCTTAGCTTCAAGATAATCACTGATACTACATTAAGGAAATAGAGTATCGGGTATTTTTAACACGAACACAAGGAGTAAGAGGCACTTTACCATTTGCTGCTCAGTGAACTCGTGCACAACAATGCCCTGTTGAGATCTGAAAGCGTCCAGCTGATGCAGAAGGCTCTCTTCTAGGATGCCAGCAGCCTCTGTGCCATGTTATTTTGCACCTTGCAAAGCATGCAATACAactgtcattttgtttttgctagataataaaatttcattttttggtaCAAATCAATGCATTTCTTCAGAGGATCCAAAAACATGTTTCATTAGAAACTGAAGACTGTCaggccgggcatgctggctcacgcctgtaatcccagcactttgagaagctgagggaggtggattgcttgaggccaggagaacgagaccagcctgaccaacctcatctctattaaaaatacaaaaattagttgggcatggtgtggctcatgcctgtagtccaaactacttgggaggctgaggtagaattgcttgaactgggaccccggaggcagaggtggcagtgagctgagattgtgccattgcactgcagcctggactacaaagcaagactctattaaaaaaaaaaaaaaaagattaagggaATTAATGAGCTTCTAACTGAAACAGTGATGTGGGATTACACAGTTTAATAAATCCACAGAATTTAATAATTAGCACAGGATTTTTTTGTACCTTGCCCATTCACTGAACTTTTAAACCCTCCTACACATGAAAGAGGAACAGTACTCCTTACTCTTAGTATTAAGTCATTGAAATGGAATTGCTCAGACTTAAGACTTTCAACAGGTTTTCATGAGAAGTTAGTTACATTAAGTCACACTTTGCTTTTCTGGACCTGTTTTGCTCGATCCCAAATAAAACTAACTGAATTTTAGGCTCAGCACTAATTTGGAAGCTGAAACATTTCGAGATAAATACAAAATGCAGTTCCATCCCAAATATCACAGCCCTTTTTAAGAATGGCatcaaaggtaaaaaaaaaaaaaataataaggtcGGACAAGCACATCCTGAGGACTTGTACTCCTCTCGTCGATATGGTCAAGAGGGGAGAAAGGCTCTGGCCTCCGTGATCTTCTGCCTCACGCCTCTGCAGGACAAAGTGAGCCCGGCGTGGTGGCGCTTCAGGGATTCCAGGCGCCCGCGGAGCAGTTCGGTCTTGTCCACCTTTTCTTCCAAGTCCCGAAGGAGTGACTCCTTGCCTAGAAGCCCGCACCTCTGGTTCAGCCTGATGTTGTCCGCCCGCAGCCCCTCGCGGGCTTGCTTTGTCTTGGTCAGGATGTCTCTTCTGAGGGCGACCTGGGCCTCGATTTCTGCCAGCTGTGTCTTTTTGCATGCGTTCTCCATGTCCATGAAGTGAAGCTTTTCCTTCACGTGGGTTATTACTTGCACACTGTTGGTCACCTTGTTGCGAAGTTTTAAAAGTTCCTCATTTCgttcctcaattttctcattgaaGGTCTGGTTCTCAATCTTCAGCTGTTCAAAGTCAATGAGGAGCAGACCCTCGGTCAGGGCCTCCTGGGTCCTCATCATGGTTTCCAAATGCACCAGGCTCTGCTTCAGCTGCACGTTTTCTAGCCGCACGGCGCTCATCTCCTTCTCCTTTCTATCTTCCAACGCCTGGATCTGCTCCACCTCTCGCAGAGCAGCCTGGCGCCCGCCCCTCATCCGACAGCTGCCCATGGCCTGCATCACCACCTGCTTCTTGAGTGCCTGGAAGCGTCGCCACTCCCTCTCCACCCTGGTGAGCTTTTCCTGGCACTGCCGCTTCAGCTGGCCCAGCTTCTGGTGGTACCACTGCTGGTCGTCTGCCTGCTCCTTCTTCAGCTGCTCCAGCATGTCCAGATGGCGCAGGTACGCTTGCTCTTTCTCGGGGGCCTCGGCCTCTGCGCCCTGGTCAGGCACCTCAGCGGCCTCCAGGCCCTTCTTCTTGCGCAGCGCCTCGAAGATCTTGTGCTGCAAGTACAGGTTGTAGCGCTGGGAGCGATTCCGCTCCACTAGCAGGGAACGGTACTGGTCCAGGAGGTCGCTGCGCAGCTGCTGCTCCTGCAGCCTCTGGACCTCCTCGGACCACTCCAGGTCCTCAAGCTCGTCCCTTCCACCGAGGCGCTTCCCCTCTTCCTGGCTCTTGGCCGGGCGtctttccccacccctcccctcgcTCTCTGCGCCGTCTCTCTgcgtctcctcctcctcctccacctgctctgtctcagcctccggggCTGCAGCAGCCTCTTCCAAGCCGGTCCTGGGCACCGGCAGGGAGGTCTGGGACGGGGCTTCCTTCCCCTCCGCCGCCTGCTCCAGCTCCTCCTCCGcccccgcctccgcctccgccccCGCCTCCGCCTCTAGTTCCAGGGGCCCGGCTCCGGGCTCCGGCTGGACTGGCTCCTCAGCCCTGGCCTCGGGCGGCTCTTCGGGCTCGGGCGCGGGCTGGGGCTCGGCCGGCCTCCCCGGCGCTCCAGGCCCCTCCTCGCCCTCGGCCTCGGCGGCCGTTAGCCCTTTCCGGGCCTCGGCCTGCTGGTCCGTGGCGGTGCCTCTCTGCGAAGCCCCTTCTTCCTCCAGCTCCGACTCCGGCTGCCCGGGTTCGGGCGGGGTCGGAGGGCCAGAGCTGACCTTGATCTCGGACGGCCGCGCGGCCAGGCTTTCCCGGTCTCCGCTTTCCCCGCTGGGGTCGTTAGTGTGCTCGGAGCGGCCGTCCATCTCCGCCCGGCTCAGCCAGAGCCACGCAGCCCGGACGCAAGCTGTTAGGTTTCCCGGGGCAACCGAGGGCGCGCGCGCTGGGCCCCGCGATTGGCCAGGCGACAGGCCGACGCCCAGCCTCTTCACCCCGCCTCCCGGCGAGAGCAAGCCAATGGGAGGCCGGGAGCTGGCGACAGGCGAGATTGATTGGAAGCGGCTGTGTGCTCTCGCCGCGAGGGGCGTGGCGCCGCCGCTGGGCTTTCTGCGTGCCAATTTCCCACCGCTGGGCCTGGGGCGGGGCGTCCAAGAGGCTCTAGGAAAGGCGGTGGCGGCCGGCGCGAGGGGCGCGCAGGCGCAGAGCGGCGGGCCGGGCGTCCGCAAGGTGGCGCACGCGGGGCGCCTGCGCGATGCGGCGGGGCGACAgcggcggctgcggcggcggccgggccgggccggACGGCGCCTGCGTGCTGAGGCGGGACGCGGCCCGGCTGGCTGGCTCCGGCGGCGGCTGGGCTGGGGCCGCGGTGGCGGCAGCCGCGGCGGCGGGCGGCGGTTGCTCgtgcgcggcggcggcggcggcggcgggtcCCGCGGGCGGCGGGGCGCTGACGGCCGGGGgcgcggcggcggcagcggcggcgggcCGGGCGGCGGGCGGCGAGCGGGGGAAGATGGCGGAACTGGGGAAGAAGTACTGCGTGTACTGCCTGGCCGAGGTGAGCCCGCTGCGCTTCCGCTGCACCGAGTGCCAGGACATCGAGCTGTGCCCCGAGTGCTTCTCGGCCGGCGCCGAGATCGGCCACCACCGCCGCTACCACGGCTACCAGCTGGTGGACGGCGGGCGCTTCACGCTCTGGGGGCCCGAGGCCGAGGGCGGCTGGACCAGCCGCGAGGAGCAGCTGCTGCTGGACGCCATCGAGCAGTTCGGCTTCGGAAACTGGGTGAGCGGCGCGACGGGGGCCGGGCCCCGGCTAGGGCGCAGGAAGGCCGGCGCCTCGCCTGTAATCGGGCGCACAGGCAGCTCCGGCCCTGCTCGCTCGCTCCGCACCCCGGAAGGCCCCGGAGGCGGGGAGGGCGACGCTGCCGCTGTAGAGTCGGGCACCTGTCGGAACCTACGCTCAGAGAGGCTGTGGCgcgcccaaggtcacacagccggGACGGGGCCGAGCGGGGCTTTGAACGCGGGCTGCTGACGGCAGAGCCATTTCCCCCGCCTGCAGGGACGCCTTCCCGGGCGTTTGCCGGGTGCAGGCGCTGGGCGAGACGCGGTGTCTTACCTGAGCTCGTGGAGGCAGTCAGGCCCACAGACTCGACAGAAAGCACCAGCAGCACCAGGGAAGAACGGCGGGCACCCCGCGGCTTGTCTCGGGGTCTCTGGTGCGGCCCCATTCGCTTTCTGTCATTGTCTGCATGTGCCCTGCGTGGTCCGCCAATGCACAGATTCTTTGTGGGTAGCGTGCCTGGTTTGTGCGTGGGTCCCCACAACACCCACGACATGGTTCGAGTGGTCAGTAAAGAATGAAGACAGGGGCCTGGGCTCGGGCTTTCGCTCTTTACCTCTGAGGCTCTGTGCGGGGAGCGGTGGGAGCTGGACGGGATCCACTCACGCTGGCCACATCGTGCGCTAGGCTCTGTCCTTGAGAGAGGAACACCGTTGTTCTGTCTGGGCGGTTCCTCAGCTCTCCGTCCACTCTGGAAGCTTGCATCCGTGTTCGAAAGGAGAAAATCTCTAGCTGTATTCCCACTCATAGCCTCCACATGTGGCCATGCCAGGCACCCTGAGAAGGAGGGGAGTGAGACACCCCCGGCGCCCTTAGCTTTCCAGAGCCTTCCCCTGCTCCGCCAGGTGCCTGCTTCTCGgaatagcctccagctcctgccGCCTCTCCTGCAGTCCTGCCTGGGCTGCTTTCGTTGCctcttgctttcctttcctgACAGTCTTCAGGGCCGCCTCACATACCCATTCTGAAGCCCTGAAATCTTGGTTCTCCTCCCAGCTCTTTAGAAAAGATGCTCCTTTCCGAATCCTTACCTAATGGCCCCCAGCACCGCGATGGCCATTTTTCAGAAACTTTCCCGCCTTGTCCTTCCGTGCTGTTTGCGGATATGCTCCCACCATGTGTTCTGTGCGGCTCTGCAGAAAGCGAAGGCTTCGCCCTTGCATTCAGGGAGCCTGACGTGAGGTACGGCCTTGGTCCTAGGCCCAGAGCTCTTCCCTAGCAGCAGGCCTCCATGTCCAGCCTGCTCCCTGTGTCCTGTCTGCCCTCGACGTAGTCCTTAGTTCCTTGTTCCACTAGGTTCCTGGTCCAGCTGATCCGCAGTCTCCTCACAATACCTCCAGAACCAACCACTTCCCGCCGTAGTCCCGCCGGTGTTCACTTCTCGCCTTGACCGCTCTCGGAGCCACCTTGCTGGTTATTCCCTGGGTCCCCATTCCACACACCCTACCCAGAGCAAGCGTCGGCTGACACCGGCCTCAGTGGCGTTTACTTGGATTAAACTCTGCAGCCCGCATGGCCTTAGAAGTGCTGAGCAGTGACGTCTCATCTGGTACCTCCCTTGATCGTTTTCTGTTTATTCTACCTGGTGTGCCCTTCCCCCGAATCATGGCCCAGGGACGGTCTTTCCAGTTAAATATCAGTGCCTCAGAGGGCCCTTCCCTTCGCCGTCCCAGTACTTGTCTCTACGTCAGCAGCTAAGGAGGCAGAGAGCCTTGCTGGTCTATCTGTGCGTATGTCTTGACATTTTCCCGGCCGCGGTGCGCAGTTGGCTTTGGACGGACCAGTTTGACTTCAGAACCTGTGCTCTTGACTACACTGGCTGCACTGCCTTCCCTGCGGCACTGTGGAAAATCCACAAAACACAAGACCCCGGCATTGAAAACATTTACATGGTTTTGGAAGAAACCAGGCTGGAAGTGGAGAGGCTCTTTTGGAAAATAATCCTTTCCAAACTAATGTGCACACAGACCGCGTGGGAGCTGGTTCAAATGTAGATTCTGACTCAGCTGTTAGAGAAGACAGAGCCAGGAGAGGAAGGGGATGCCTGGGGCTTGGGCCTGGTGCACAGAGGGCCTGGCTAGGCTTCGGTCAGGGCCTTCTCCACCACACCAGTGTGAGGTCAGGGCGAGGCCTGACAGCCTGCATTGCAGCCAAGGCGCAGGGGGTGCGCTGGCCCGTGACCACCCCCGAGTGGTGAGGCGCCGTATTCTGTCGAGCTGCCACCTCCCCGGCAGAACCTCTGCTTTCCCCCTGGGACTTCACTTTTCTTCCTCTGAGGCTCTTCTGCAGCTCTGAGATGGGTGCTGCTCTTCTGAGCATGCATCCAGCTGTGTGCACAGAGCTGGCGTGTCCCCTTCCATATTTAGCCTCTGCCCGCTCTGGGCTGGGCTCTTCTCATATAGGTCTTGTGCGGTCTTCATAGCAGCCCCAGGGCTGGGTTCCTACTCTTACAGTTGAAGAACAGCAGCTCTAAGAAACTAAGCACCTTGTCCAGGGTTCCGTGGCATGTCATGTGATAGAGCCAGGAATGAATGCAGGCCTGTGTGACTCCAAAGCTTGGGCCCTCACCCATTCTGTGCGAGAGCATTAAGCAATGTGGGTCAGAGGCTGGGAGGCCATTGGTGCCACCGCAGGAGTGGATAGACTGGAAGGACTTGACCTGATTCACTGGAGATTAGTGTGGGGGAGGGCCTGGGTTCATGGGCTGGGACGGTGAGTGTGGAAAGAGATGGTGTGGGGGTTGGGGACAGTGATGTGAAGAAGGATGAGGCCTGTTCAGTTCTACTTTCAGATGGCAAATGGTGACACAGGGGCTGGGGGTTTTACTGCTTCATGTGGGATTCATGGGAGAGGGTGGGTTGTAGCCAAATCTGGCAGCATTGTGGTCACACATTGTACCAAGGCTGGGGCATGGGGCTTGAAGGGAACGGGATATAGCTGAGCAGGGTTAACAGTGACACTTGGGGGCTTGGGGACAACTTGTGTGCTGGCATGTGTGTTTGTTAGCGAGGGCCAGAGAGGATGGGTTAAAGGACCTTGGCAACAATGGGGTAGAGTTGGCAAGTGGTGACCCCGTCAGATCAGCGGGGTTTGGTGTCCCTAGATGGCTGGTTTGTGATGGGTTCCGTGCAGGattccaggagttcgaggctgcaggcCCTGCTGGAGCACAGGAGCACAAACACAAGTGACAGCTAAGGGCAAGTCGCAGCTGTGGCAGAGGAGCTGGAGCTGTTTATTGGTTGCCAAAGAAACTGGACTGACACCGAGGAGCTTGAGGAGGTGGTCAGGAGGGCTTTGGCAGAGAAGTGGGGTTCAAATGAGTGTGAGAAGTTCTCTGTGAACCATGGAGGGCTTTGTGAATACACGTCAATGCTCAGCCTCCTTCCTGGAGCCAGATGGGGTGTCCTGAGTAGAGCTACACCCTTCGAGATCATGGTAGATATCCAGGAGGCAGCAGCATGCCAGATACATATACGATCACTGTCTTGTGCATGCATTCATTCTCATCCATTCAGGTAGCACTGCCTCGGGGGTGGGAATAGCCCAGCCCCTGTGGTGAGAATGGGCTGGGAGTAAGATGGCTGGTTTACTTGGTAGGTGCTGTGTGGGCAAGGGGGCCTCAGAATGTCCTGCAGAGGGGACACGAAGTGGCTGTGCAGGTAGAGGAGAGTGTGGAGGAAGGAAGGGTTTTGCATTTTAAGAGTCTGGTGTATTCAGGGCCAGGCAAAAGCCAGCTTGGATGATGGAAGCTCGTGAAAAGCCCTGGGTGCCAGGTACAAAAGTGTGACAGCTTTGAAGCCAGCTCAGGCTCTATGATCATCCAGGATCTGCTCGCCCGTACCAGGCCCTGAGCAGGTGCTGTGACACACCCCTCACTGTCTTCCTGCCCCGTAATCCCTGAGACAGAtgtttcctgcatttttttttttttttgagaccaaatgtcgctctgtcgctaggctggagtgcgatcttggctcactgcaacctccgcctcctgggtttaagtgattctcttgcctcagcctcccaagtagctgggactacaggcgtgcgccaccatgcctagctaatttttttgtatttttagtagagacggggtttcactatgttggctaggttggtctcaatctcctgtccttgtgatccgcctgccttggcctcccaaagggctgggattacaggcgtgagccactgcgccaggtgATTCTCCCcacttttacaaatgaggaaacaactGTGGGTGATGTGGGAATGTGGAATCTGAACCCAAGCCTTCTGACTCCACGCCTAGAACCATCCATTTCATTGGTTCACCAACCATGCTGCAGGATCCTCTGGGATTCCCAGGGGTCCCCCTAGATCTGCTGGATTGTCATCTCTGAGGCTGAGGTCTGGAAATTTGGATGGATGGAAAGAACCCCAGAGAGCTGTGAGGTGTGGTTGGGAACCATGGGAAGGGGGGCCTTACCTTCCCCCCGAGGGCAGAAGCCTCCCATGCATCAGCTGCAGGCCCTGAATGTCCTAATGGAGTTCTAGGGATCGCCATTAAGGATGGGCTGGAGGGGCGGGGGAGAGCCCGGATTGGAGAGTGGCCGGGAGGGGCAGGGTGTGCAGAGGGGCGTCTCCAGCC from Callithrix jacchus isolate 240 chromosome 3, calJac240_pri, whole genome shotgun sequence includes:
- the CFAP184 gene encoding cilia- and flagella-associated protein 184; the encoded protein is MDGRSEHTNDPSGESGDRESLAARPSEIKVSSGPPTPPEPGQPESELEEEGASQRGTATDQQAEARKGLTAAEAEGEEGPGAPGRPAEPQPAPEPEEPPEARAEEPVQPEPGAGPLELEAEAGAEAEAGAEEELEQAAEGKEAPSQTSLPVPRTGLEEAAAAPEAETEQVEEEEETQRDGAESEGRGGERRPAKSQEEGKRLGGRDELEDLEWSEEVQRLQEQQLRSDLLDQYRSLLVERNRSQRYNLYLQHKIFEALRKKKGLEAAEVPDQGAEAEAPEKEQAYLRHLDMLEQLKKEQADDQQWYHQKLGQLKRQCQEKLTRVEREWRRFQALKKQVVMQAMGSCRMRGGRQAALREVEQIQALEDRKEKEMSAVRLENVQLKQSLVHLETMMRTQEALTEGLLLIDFEQLKIENQTFNEKIEERNEELLKLRNKVTNSVQVITHVKEKLHFMDMENACKKTQLAEIEAQVALRRDILTKTKQAREGLRADNIRLNQRCGLLGKESLLRDLEEKVDKTELLRGRLESLKRHHAGLTLSCRGVRQKITEARAFLPS